A single genomic interval of Luteolibacter arcticus harbors:
- a CDS encoding SRPBCC family protein: protein MSTDTTTTNTVRFHRVLRAKPERVYRAFIDPDAMAKWLPPHGFTGKVHSMDATVGGVYRMSFTNFGTGSSHAFGGKYLELKPNERIRYDDQFEDPKLPGTMITTVDLREVFCGTEINIVQEGIPAMIPAEACYMGWQESLALLALLVEPEIPDQM, encoded by the coding sequence ATGTCCACCGACACCACCACCACCAATACCGTTCGTTTCCATCGTGTGCTCCGTGCCAAGCCCGAGCGGGTTTATCGCGCCTTCATCGATCCGGATGCGATGGCGAAGTGGCTGCCGCCGCACGGCTTCACCGGCAAGGTCCATTCCATGGATGCCACTGTGGGCGGCGTCTACCGGATGTCCTTCACCAATTTCGGCACGGGAAGTAGCCACGCCTTCGGCGGGAAGTATCTCGAACTCAAGCCGAACGAGCGAATCCGCTATGATGACCAGTTCGAGGATCCGAAGCTGCCCGGCACCATGATCACCACCGTCGATCTGCGCGAGGTCTTCTGCGGCACGGAGATCAACATCGTCCAGGAAGGCATTCCCGCCATGATCCCAGCCGAGGCCTGTTACATGGGTTGGCAGGAGTCGCTCGCGCTGCTGGCCCTGCTGGTCGAGCCGGAGATTCCTGATCAGATGTAA
- a CDS encoding zinc ribbon domain-containing protein YjdM, which yields MADTTTCPLCEMTEILTTDLHHECLTCGHEWDDAPAEETAATRVVKDAYGNVLADGDVVAMIKDLKLGGTSQVLKTGTKSKPIRLVDGDHEIACRMDGMSIALKAMYVKKVVD from the coding sequence ATGGCCGACACGACGACCTGCCCGCTCTGCGAGATGACCGAGATCCTCACCACGGATCTCCATCACGAATGCCTGACCTGTGGCCACGAGTGGGACGATGCCCCGGCGGAAGAAACGGCTGCGACCCGTGTGGTCAAGGATGCGTATGGCAATGTCCTCGCCGATGGAGATGTGGTCGCCATGATCAAGGACCTCAAGCTCGGTGGCACCTCGCAGGTGCTGAAGACCGGCACCAAGTCGAAGCCGATCCGGCTGGTCGATGGCGACCATGAGATCGCCTGCCGCATGGACGGCATGTCGATCGCGCTGAAGGCGATGTATGTGAAGAAGGTGGTGGATTAG
- a CDS encoding tRNA1(Val) (adenine(37)-N6)-methyltransferase — MDYWLEERQRLEQELGERITLDALTGPNGLDREPWRDDAGGEAGWLIAQRKKGHRHSADDVLTAWYALQVSPKVSEHLDLGTGIGTVGLLTLWGMGPEARLTCVEAQEISYRLLQSNLDANGLRHRVDCSHGDLRDLVLEKKFPLITGSPPYFPTSAGVVPQDSQKAHARFELRGDVSDYAKAAVKHLAPGGWFVLCFPSPQKQRALDGIAAAGLAVVKLRDVIPRETLPALFTLFACRHRDEVDKPMLVEEPLIVREESGRLTASMAAVRRGFGFSDGIAHGGH; from the coding sequence ATGGATTACTGGCTGGAAGAACGGCAGCGCTTGGAGCAGGAACTCGGCGAGCGCATCACGCTCGATGCGCTCACCGGGCCGAATGGCCTCGACCGCGAACCGTGGCGGGACGATGCCGGCGGTGAGGCGGGCTGGTTGATCGCCCAGCGGAAAAAGGGCCACCGGCATTCCGCCGATGACGTGCTCACCGCGTGGTATGCGCTGCAGGTCTCGCCGAAGGTAAGCGAGCATCTTGATCTCGGCACCGGTATCGGTACCGTCGGCCTGCTGACGCTGTGGGGCATGGGGCCAGAGGCGCGGCTGACCTGTGTCGAAGCGCAGGAGATCAGCTACCGGCTACTCCAGTCGAACCTCGATGCCAATGGCCTTCGCCATCGCGTGGACTGTTCCCACGGCGACCTGCGGGACCTGGTGCTGGAGAAGAAGTTTCCATTGATCACCGGCAGTCCGCCGTATTTCCCGACGAGTGCCGGCGTGGTGCCACAGGACTCGCAGAAGGCCCATGCCCGCTTTGAGTTGCGCGGCGATGTCTCGGACTATGCCAAGGCCGCCGTGAAGCATCTCGCGCCCGGTGGCTGGTTTGTCCTGTGCTTTCCCTCGCCGCAGAAGCAGCGCGCGCTCGATGGCATCGCGGCCGCCGGGCTTGCCGTGGTGAAGCTGCGCGATGTGATCCCGCGGGAAACCTTGCCAGCCTTGTTCACGCTGTTCGCCTGCCGGCATCGCGATGAAGTCGATAAGCCGATGCTCGTCGAAGAGCCGCTTATCGTGCGCGAGGAAAGCGGCCGTCTAACAGCCTCGATGGCGGCAGTGCGGCGTGGCTTCGGTTTCTCCGATGGCATCGCTCACGGTGGACACTGA
- a CDS encoding DUF4287 domain-containing protein, translated as MSYQSYLRNIEVNTGKSPADFRALAEEKGFTHNGQLAAGVKAGDIVLWLKEDFQMGHGHAMAIHALLKGTKSEDSA; from the coding sequence ATGTCCTACCAATCCTACCTTCGGAACATCGAGGTCAACACCGGCAAATCCCCTGCCGACTTCCGGGCGCTCGCGGAAGAAAAAGGATTCACCCACAACGGGCAGCTAGCTGCCGGCGTCAAAGCGGGCGATATCGTCCTGTGGTTGAAAGAGGATTTCCAGATGGGACACGGCCATGCGATGGCCATCCATGCTCTCCTGAAGGGCACGAAGAGCGAAGACAGCGCCTGA
- a CDS encoding DoxX family protein: MVVIMNQDSIPQLSGQGAPAFKAMPRTATVIKSLVVLFLAFDGITKVLRVKPVMEACQKMGISPEMANGIGLLLLVCTAFYVVPRTSILGAVLLTGYLGGAAATHVLQRTGSFPVVFAVGFGVLAWLGLLLRYPSIAGWMLKRP, encoded by the coding sequence GTGGTGGTGATCATGAATCAGGACTCAATTCCCCAACTCTCGGGCCAAGGTGCCCCGGCATTCAAGGCGATGCCGAGAACCGCCACTGTCATCAAATCCCTTGTCGTGCTGTTCCTAGCCTTCGACGGGATCACCAAGGTGCTGCGGGTAAAGCCGGTAATGGAGGCCTGCCAGAAAATGGGAATCAGTCCGGAGATGGCCAACGGCATCGGCCTGCTGCTGCTCGTTTGCACGGCCTTCTACGTGGTCCCGAGAACCTCCATCCTGGGCGCCGTTCTTTTGACGGGCTATCTCGGCGGGGCGGCGGCGACGCACGTTCTCCAGCGGACCGGTTCATTCCCCGTCGTTTTTGCCGTGGGATTCGGCGTGCTGGCTTGGCTGGGACTGTTGCTTCGGTATCCGAGCATTGCCGGCTGGATGTTAAAGCGGCCGTGA
- a CDS encoding helix-turn-helix domain-containing protein has protein sequence MPQIRCDELRDRNDVILPNATGKSFWLDGSSWEIPTFENVETFVERLVRRGVVQEDRIVKAAIRGELQDITTRTEQRRVLRITGLTCGAIHQIERARQATLSLKQGAPILDVVHEAGYYDQAHLTRSLKRFVGLSPARIAREQEQLSLLYNRDRA, from the coding sequence ATGCCGCAGATCCGCTGCGACGAACTTCGGGACCGCAACGACGTCATCCTGCCGAATGCCACCGGGAAATCGTTCTGGCTGGACGGATCGTCATGGGAAATTCCGACCTTCGAAAACGTTGAGACGTTCGTGGAGCGCCTAGTGCGGCGAGGAGTGGTCCAGGAAGATCGCATTGTGAAGGCTGCCATCCGCGGAGAGCTCCAGGATATCACCACTCGGACCGAACAGCGGCGCGTTCTCCGGATCACCGGGCTGACTTGCGGCGCGATCCACCAGATCGAACGGGCGCGACAGGCGACGTTGAGCTTGAAGCAAGGAGCGCCCATCCTCGATGTGGTTCACGAAGCCGGCTACTACGACCAAGCGCATCTCACCCGCTCGTTGAAGAGGTTCGTGGGACTGAGCCCGGCCCGGATCGCGCGGGAGCAGGAACAACTGTCGCTTTTATACAATAGGGATCGTGCCTAG
- a CDS encoding cupin domain-containing protein gives MKTFSGYQLITPDDLHWRPSNLMKIPNADFLERTGSENMGARLWRMPPQSANTLHKHIRAEEFYFVLEGTGRIRIGGDTVTVPKHGGVLVGPDQLRQVFNDRDEEVLWLIIGAPEEMEFLKGSLSDMDLSLIYPQDPTQLPEELDGVVWPPKE, from the coding sequence ATGAAGACCTTCTCCGGCTATCAGCTCATCACTCCGGACGACCTCCATTGGCGACCGTCGAACCTGATGAAAATTCCCAACGCCGATTTCCTCGAGCGGACGGGAAGCGAAAACATGGGCGCACGGCTGTGGCGGATGCCCCCGCAGAGCGCGAACACCCTGCACAAGCACATCCGAGCGGAGGAGTTCTACTTCGTGCTCGAAGGCACCGGCCGCATCCGGATCGGTGGGGACACCGTGACCGTGCCGAAACACGGCGGCGTGCTGGTCGGGCCGGACCAATTGCGCCAGGTCTTCAATGATCGCGATGAAGAGGTGCTGTGGTTGATCATCGGCGCGCCGGAGGAGATGGAGTTTCTCAAGGGCTCGCTCTCGGACATGGATCTCTCGCTGATCTATCCACAGGATCCGACCCAGTTGCCTGAGGAATTGGACGGTGTGGTGTGGCCGCCCAAGGAATGA
- a CDS encoding LysR substrate-binding domain-containing protein, with protein sequence MAILEDLEAGRLVRVLLSWRPKDLPVHVVYAGHRLLPTRARAFVDFAVEFMKQELAAGG encoded by the coding sequence TTGGCCATCCTCGAAGACCTCGAGGCGGGACGCCTTGTTCGCGTGCTGCTGTCGTGGCGGCCGAAGGATCTGCCCGTGCACGTCGTCTATGCCGGCCACCGCCTGCTACCGACCCGCGCAAGGGCCTTCGTAGACTTCGCGGTCGAGTTCATGAAGCAGGAGCTGGCGGCGGGAGGGTGA
- a CDS encoding CYTH domain-containing protein, whose product MATETERKFLVTSDAWREGPPGMRICQGYLSLDPGRTVRVRIAGEKAFLTIKGATSGVSRQEFEYAIPLDDARALLDLCVPSPVDKIRHERQHGAHLWEVDEFLGANAGLVVAEIELEDADEEFDHPEWLGGEVSDDPRYYNASLARQPWSEWGA is encoded by the coding sequence ATGGCCACTGAAACCGAGCGCAAGTTCCTGGTCACCTCCGACGCCTGGCGCGAAGGCCCTCCCGGCATGCGGATTTGCCAAGGCTACCTGAGCCTCGATCCCGGCCGCACGGTGCGCGTGCGGATCGCCGGGGAGAAAGCCTTCCTCACGATCAAGGGCGCCACCTCCGGCGTATCGCGGCAGGAATTCGAATACGCCATCCCGCTGGATGACGCGCGGGCATTGCTCGACCTCTGCGTGCCGTCGCCGGTGGACAAGATTCGCCACGAACGCCAGCACGGGGCGCACCTGTGGGAGGTCGACGAGTTTCTCGGAGCCAACGCAGGCCTCGTGGTCGCGGAGATCGAACTGGAGGATGCAGACGAGGAATTCGATCACCCGGAGTGGCTCGGTGGCGAGGTCTCCGACGACCCTCGGTATTACAATGCCAGCCTCGCCCGGCAGCCATGGTCGGAGTGGGGAGCGTGA
- a CDS encoding DUF2238 domain-containing protein: MASRPNLLLLLFILPWIAWSAWRPHDRVTWWLEVTPVFIGFIALAIAARKGWRFSSFVLVWIALHMVLLLVGGHYTYALTPLGDWMKEWCGFTRNHYDRIGHLFQGIVPALVTSEILIRNDVFARRGWLHFTVISFCLAFSACYELVEWAAALISAEAAESFLGTQGDPWDTQMDMFLAGIGSLISLFLFKPLHDRSIAKLHGH, encoded by the coding sequence ATGGCATCCCGTCCGAACCTGCTGCTGCTCCTGTTCATCCTGCCATGGATCGCGTGGTCCGCGTGGCGGCCCCACGACCGGGTGACGTGGTGGCTGGAGGTGACGCCGGTCTTCATCGGCTTCATCGCGCTGGCCATTGCTGCACGGAAAGGTTGGCGGTTTTCCAGCTTCGTGCTCGTATGGATCGCCCTGCACATGGTGCTGCTCCTCGTAGGGGGCCACTACACCTATGCGCTGACGCCACTCGGTGACTGGATGAAGGAGTGGTGCGGCTTCACGCGGAATCACTACGACCGCATCGGCCACCTGTTCCAAGGGATCGTGCCCGCGCTGGTGACCAGCGAGATCCTGATCCGGAATGATGTGTTCGCACGGCGCGGCTGGCTGCACTTCACGGTGATCTCCTTCTGCCTCGCCTTCAGCGCTTGCTACGAGCTGGTGGAATGGGCCGCCGCCCTCATCTCGGCGGAGGCAGCGGAGTCCTTCCTCGGTACCCAGGGCGACCCTTGGGACACCCAGATGGATATGTTCCTTGCGGGAATCGGTTCGCTGATCTCCTTGTTCCTTTTCAAGCCCCTCCACGACCGATCCATCGCGAAACTCCATGGCCACTGA
- a CDS encoding YciI family protein, whose translation MSLEMTTPPQVTGHLLLFRKTNWAEGGYSEDELRQVMSRVNEWFDRLTAAGKILGAQPLMEQSVVITGEGGNTVTDGPFIEAKEAVGGYVLLAVESLEEAVAIARSNPMLDYGLTTEVRPTASTCPHLYRMLGRAAEAKAEAQAEAIGI comes from the coding sequence ATGAGCCTCGAAATGACGACCCCGCCTCAAGTGACCGGCCACCTGCTGCTTTTCCGCAAGACTAACTGGGCGGAAGGCGGCTATTCGGAAGACGAGCTGCGCCAGGTAATGAGCCGGGTCAACGAGTGGTTCGACCGCTTGACCGCCGCCGGCAAGATCCTCGGGGCGCAGCCGCTGATGGAGCAGAGCGTGGTGATCACCGGCGAGGGCGGCAATACCGTGACCGACGGGCCCTTCATCGAGGCCAAGGAAGCGGTCGGCGGCTACGTGCTGCTCGCGGTGGAGAGCTTGGAGGAAGCGGTGGCGATCGCCCGTTCCAATCCGATGCTCGACTACGGCCTGACCACCGAGGTGCGGCCGACCGCGAGCACCTGCCCGCATCTCTACCGCATGCTCGGCCGCGCGGCGGAGGCGAAAGCGGAGGCCCAAGCGGAAGCCATTGGAATTTGA
- a CDS encoding dihydrofolate reductase family protein, translated as MSKLRVNCFGLSLDGFGAGPSQSIDHPMGIGGMNLHEWFIPTRVFQRMQGEEDGTTGVDNDFAERGMDRLGAWILGRNMFGPIRGEWPDDQWKGWWGDDPPYHTPVFVLTHHPRPPIQMEGGTTFHFVTDGIHAALERAKAAAGGLDIRIGGGAATIRQYLQAGLVDELHVAVTPVILGSGESLFAGIDLLKLGYKCTEHVTSPGAMHLVIARG; from the coding sequence ATGTCCAAGCTACGCGTTAATTGCTTCGGATTGTCTCTCGACGGATTCGGAGCCGGCCCGAGCCAAAGCATCGATCACCCCATGGGAATCGGCGGCATGAATCTTCACGAGTGGTTCATTCCCACACGCGTTTTCCAACGGATGCAAGGCGAAGAGGACGGCACCACCGGCGTGGACAATGACTTCGCCGAACGCGGCATGGACCGCCTCGGCGCGTGGATCCTCGGCCGCAACATGTTCGGGCCCATCCGCGGCGAGTGGCCGGATGACCAATGGAAGGGCTGGTGGGGTGACGATCCGCCGTATCACACGCCGGTCTTCGTGCTCACCCACCATCCGCGCCCACCGATCCAGATGGAGGGCGGCACGACCTTTCATTTCGTCACGGACGGCATCCACGCCGCTCTGGAGCGAGCCAAGGCCGCGGCCGGGGGGCTGGACATACGCATCGGTGGCGGGGCGGCGACGATCCGGCAATACCTTCAGGCTGGACTGGTAGACGAGCTCCACGTCGCCGTGACACCGGTTATTCTCGGCAGCGGTGAAAGCCTCTTCGCCGGAATCGATCTCTTGAAGCTCGGTTACAAATGCACGGAACACGTGACGAGCCCTGGCGCCATGCACTTGGTAATAGCGAGGGGGTGA
- a CDS encoding YciI family protein — MKYICLGYIEPNKFENFSETERNAMVDECFTYDDELREKGHFAGGEALQPPQMAATLRWKDGKVSITDGPYAETKEQIGGILILEARDLNHAIQIMSKHPGVKAGPFEIRPAADLSEMIRESEQRRAETKAE; from the coding sequence ATGAAATACATCTGCCTCGGCTACATCGAGCCGAACAAATTCGAGAACTTCTCTGAAACCGAGCGCAACGCGATGGTGGACGAGTGCTTCACCTATGACGACGAGTTGCGGGAGAAGGGCCACTTCGCCGGCGGCGAGGCATTGCAGCCGCCGCAGATGGCCGCGACCTTGCGTTGGAAAGACGGCAAGGTGTCCATCACCGATGGACCCTACGCCGAGACGAAGGAACAGATCGGCGGCATCTTGATCCTCGAAGCCCGCGATTTGAATCACGCCATCCAGATCATGTCGAAGCACCCGGGCGTGAAGGCCGGGCCGTTCGAGATTCGCCCTGCCGCAGATCTCAGCGAAATGATCCGCGAGAGCGAACAGAGACGCGCTGAAACCAAGGCGGAATAG
- a CDS encoding YciI family protein has product MRFLMMMIPHVYQPSTPDSERAGDDFAPPLEDMSPMIKFNEELGKAGALIALDGLHPLSKGARVAFSKGQPVVTDGPFIEAKEVLGGYWILQLNSKEEAVEWARRCPAKEGDVIEIREIFDFAEFGEDVQEAIQSARTRVAEKQQGE; this is encoded by the coding sequence ATGAGATTCTTGATGATGATGATTCCCCACGTCTATCAGCCATCGACCCCGGATTCAGAGCGGGCCGGCGATGACTTTGCGCCGCCGCTGGAGGATATGTCCCCGATGATCAAGTTCAACGAGGAGCTGGGCAAAGCCGGAGCGCTGATCGCGCTCGACGGCCTGCATCCCTTGTCGAAGGGAGCACGCGTCGCCTTCAGCAAAGGCCAGCCCGTCGTCACCGATGGCCCCTTCATCGAGGCCAAGGAAGTGCTCGGTGGCTATTGGATCCTCCAGTTGAATTCGAAAGAGGAAGCCGTGGAGTGGGCCCGGCGCTGCCCCGCCAAGGAGGGCGACGTGATCGAGATCCGCGAGATCTTCGATTTCGCTGAGTTCGGCGAAGACGTGCAGGAGGCCATCCAGTCAGCCCGCACGCGAGTCGCGGAGAAGCAGCAAGGCGAGTGA
- a CDS encoding RNA polymerase sigma factor: protein MPECSVEEVRERLDAVYRAESGRILATLIRLLGDFDLAEDAMHDAFAAALEQWPQGGVPEQPRAWLVSTGRFKAIDTLRRRARFDASQEKIAEQLETGSHDATVGSDESVEDDRLRLIFTCCHPALAPEGRVALTLREVCGLTTEEIARAFLTTPPTLAQRIVRAKAKIRDERLPYQVPPPEELPGRLGPVLQVVYLVFNEGYYASSGESLMRTDLSGEAIRLGRVLVELLPEPEVMGLLALMLLQESRRAARTSSTGELILLEQQDRELWNREQIAEGIALVERASRSQRFGPYTLQAAIAAVHAEASDAAATDWPQIVALYTVLAGSEVSPVVELNRAVAVAMRDGPEAGLTLIDAILARGELADYHLAHSARADLHRRLGNLVEARAAYQKALALSQQEPERRFLEKRLQELGEKK from the coding sequence ATGCCGGAATGCTCAGTGGAAGAAGTGCGGGAACGTCTGGATGCCGTGTATCGCGCGGAGTCCGGGCGCATCCTCGCCACGCTGATCCGGCTGCTCGGTGATTTCGATCTGGCCGAGGACGCGATGCACGACGCCTTCGCCGCCGCGCTGGAGCAGTGGCCGCAGGGCGGCGTGCCTGAGCAGCCGCGCGCGTGGCTGGTTTCCACGGGGCGCTTCAAGGCCATCGATACGCTGCGCCGTCGCGCACGGTTCGATGCCTCGCAGGAAAAGATCGCGGAGCAACTCGAGACCGGCAGCCACGATGCCACGGTCGGGTCCGACGAAAGCGTGGAGGACGACCGCTTGCGGCTGATCTTCACCTGTTGCCATCCCGCCTTGGCACCGGAGGGCCGCGTGGCGCTGACCTTGCGCGAAGTCTGCGGCCTGACGACGGAAGAGATCGCTCGCGCTTTCCTAACAACCCCGCCGACCCTCGCCCAAAGGATCGTGCGGGCGAAGGCGAAGATCCGCGACGAAAGACTCCCCTATCAGGTGCCGCCGCCGGAGGAATTGCCGGGCCGCCTGGGTCCGGTGCTGCAGGTGGTCTATCTGGTGTTCAACGAGGGTTACTACGCTTCCTCCGGGGAGTCGCTGATGCGGACGGACCTATCCGGCGAGGCGATCCGGCTGGGGCGCGTGCTGGTGGAGCTGCTGCCGGAGCCGGAGGTGATGGGCCTGCTTGCGTTGATGCTCTTGCAGGAATCGCGGCGCGCGGCCCGGACCTCGTCCACGGGTGAACTGATCCTGTTAGAGCAACAGGATCGCGAGCTGTGGAACCGCGAGCAGATCGCCGAAGGGATCGCGCTGGTGGAGCGGGCATCGCGCTCGCAGCGATTCGGCCCCTACACGTTGCAGGCAGCGATTGCTGCGGTGCATGCCGAAGCCTCCGATGCCGCCGCCACCGATTGGCCGCAGATCGTCGCGCTCTACACGGTGCTGGCAGGCAGCGAGGTCTCGCCCGTGGTGGAGTTGAATCGCGCCGTGGCGGTGGCAATGCGCGATGGACCGGAGGCGGGCTTAACGCTGATCGATGCCATTCTCGCCCGCGGCGAATTGGCGGACTATCATCTCGCGCATTCGGCCCGCGCGGATTTGCATCGCCGGCTGGGAAACTTGGTGGAGGCACGTGCCGCCTATCAAAAGGCCTTGGCGCTCAGCCAACAGGAACCGGAGCGGCGCTTCCTTGAAAAACGGCTCCAGGAGCTGGGCGAAAAAAAATGA
- a CDS encoding lanthionine synthetase LanC family protein yields the protein MLPINGPDSVYDFIRRTAERDSGSCRWRTVDYENKPQYDASLFNGVGGIPLFLAAYGRRRGNAEALELAQAALEWCADPERKGPVRGLCIGKAGAAFAAWRTGLQDASPRIAALCERVTSAILQEDPGPFTDMLGGAASNGWYLLTVWQRTAELHLLAGAEHCGDWLLAQMTREGSGCHCLPRPDGGFGAVPYTGFAHGISGVAFFLAALFEASRDERWKQASLELFDTLIADARPAHGGWNWTPLLGTGELSRCQWSHGAAGIGPAFLRAWEMLDEPRLLHAARMAGEATYHYGDHRQNPTICTGLASGGELLLELFRVTGEDAWKLRAREFGEKILTYRAALSEGDAWPTDEPGLFSPDFLFGASGTGYFLLRCESAGEVPSALMGPWRDRAS from the coding sequence ATGCTCCCCATCAACGGCCCGGATTCCGTCTATGACTTCATCCGCCGGACCGCGGAGCGTGACAGCGGCTCGTGCCGGTGGCGGACGGTGGATTACGAGAACAAGCCGCAGTATGACGCCAGCTTGTTCAATGGAGTCGGTGGGATTCCCCTGTTTCTCGCGGCCTACGGGCGGCGGCGCGGGAATGCGGAGGCGTTGGAGCTGGCGCAGGCGGCGCTCGAGTGGTGCGCGGATCCGGAGCGGAAGGGGCCGGTGCGGGGACTCTGCATCGGCAAGGCGGGCGCTGCCTTTGCCGCGTGGCGGACCGGCCTGCAGGATGCCTCGCCGCGGATCGCAGCGCTGTGCGAGCGGGTGACCTCGGCCATCCTGCAGGAGGATCCGGGCCCGTTCACCGACATGCTGGGCGGCGCCGCCTCGAATGGCTGGTATCTCCTCACGGTCTGGCAACGCACCGCCGAACTGCATCTGCTGGCGGGAGCGGAACATTGTGGCGACTGGCTGCTGGCCCAGATGACCCGCGAAGGGTCCGGATGCCACTGCCTCCCGCGGCCGGACGGCGGGTTCGGCGCGGTGCCTTACACGGGCTTTGCCCACGGCATCTCCGGGGTCGCGTTTTTCCTCGCCGCCCTGTTCGAGGCATCGCGCGACGAGCGGTGGAAACAAGCGTCGCTGGAACTCTTCGACACCCTGATCGCCGACGCGCGGCCTGCGCATGGAGGCTGGAATTGGACGCCCCTGCTCGGCACCGGGGAACTCTCGCGCTGCCAGTGGAGCCACGGCGCCGCCGGCATCGGCCCGGCATTCCTGCGGGCTTGGGAAATGCTCGATGAACCCCGCCTGCTCCACGCCGCCCGGATGGCCGGTGAAGCCACCTATCACTACGGCGATCACCGGCAGAACCCCACCATCTGCACCGGCCTGGCAAGCGGCGGCGAGTTGCTGCTGGAGCTATTCCGCGTCACCGGAGAGGACGCGTGGAAGCTCCGTGCCCGCGAGTTCGGCGAAAAGATCCTCACCTACCGCGCCGCCCTTTCCGAAGGCGACGCCTGGCCCACGGACGAACCCGGCCTGTTCTCGCCGGACTTCCTGTTTGGTGCCTCAGGCACCGGCTACTTCCTGCTGCGATGCGAGAGCGCAGGAGAAGTGCCCTCCGCGCTCATGGGCCCGTGGCGGGATCGGGCGTCCTAA
- a CDS encoding YceH family protein, which translates to MQHFPEIQLTFQEARVLGCLLEKEILTPDSYPLTPNSLLLACNQTTSRDPVTCFTGDEVAEALRGLSGKYLVEKNLGGRTPKFEHCIQDVLSMQRSERAVLTVLLLRGPQSAGEIRQRTDRLHTFSSLEDVEETLTWFIDYPHGPLVRRIPVGEGRRVETFVHLLSPAAADGSSGTVTPSAAADTPAENDWRAAIEARLASLEAEIAELKAGHAPRSDDGNP; encoded by the coding sequence ATGCAGCACTTCCCTGAAATCCAGCTCACCTTTCAAGAAGCCAGAGTCCTCGGCTGCTTGTTGGAAAAGGAAATCCTCACGCCCGACAGCTACCCGCTCACGCCCAACTCCCTGCTGCTGGCCTGCAATCAGACCACCAGCCGGGACCCCGTCACCTGCTTCACCGGAGACGAAGTGGCGGAGGCCCTGCGCGGACTTTCGGGGAAATACCTCGTCGAAAAGAACCTTGGCGGCCGTACCCCGAAGTTCGAACACTGCATCCAGGACGTGCTGAGCATGCAGCGGAGCGAGCGCGCCGTCCTGACCGTCCTGCTGCTTCGCGGTCCCCAGAGCGCCGGGGAAATCCGCCAGCGCACCGATCGGCTGCACACCTTCTCCTCCCTGGAGGATGTGGAAGAGACGCTCACGTGGTTCATCGACTACCCGCACGGTCCGCTTGTCCGCCGTATCCCCGTCGGCGAAGGCCGCCGGGTCGAGACCTTCGTCCACCTCCTTTCACCCGCCGCCGCAGACGGCTCCTCCGGCACCGTCACCCCTTCCGCCGCCGCCGACACTCCTGCGGAGAACGATTGGCGTGCCGCCATCGAGGCGCGACTCGCCAGCCTCGAGGCCGAGATCGCAGAGCTCAAAGCCGGCCATGCACCGCGATCCGACGATGGGAATCCGTGA